One window of Myxococcus xanthus genomic DNA carries:
- a CDS encoding AAA family ATPase produces the protein MANQDWVTRLLTGRATADKQLNVHLSERDGGSLHDKMRQAYWWITNNAVICPYYDLEFGSSASLKTPAGDELHLPEDTSYSSFVLIPLLTLFTCRRALLVGGPGRGKTTSAILMALLSGMGRDEVHRGIQRGHPQLSIADLLGAPLPSDMLKAEDLSAVKVSWRKWIGQRVKIIDEYNRIPTKTQSALLSLMAEGYAEMMDQYVYAGRSSWFLTANDDQGGGTFQVIEALKDRIDVVVRAVPFNSGFMDQLLQRLEADKSPEELLPKEIVFTPGELERAYAAILEVEVPKDVLERIAFFLGQLDFCRMASPRFEFKHKDTLKLAGQTVAAVCNEQCPLDKKVHLCTQTENGVSVRAYQTILHFAKAMAFFRGHSAVELEDFRQIAPWVLHEKLVPNPRSAFFEVKGHRMLLQDRVAWLRNMFDMAMGHYDTHAPIRRKVTTLRHELDKGLSGVDLRTTEKRMNQVTVLMKELLTRHELSGPVYEDVIHLKSLYSRYRNYATWLKENPGGRP, from the coding sequence ATGGCCAACCAGGACTGGGTGACGCGCCTGCTCACCGGGCGCGCGACGGCGGACAAGCAGCTCAATGTCCACCTCTCCGAGCGCGACGGCGGCAGCCTCCACGACAAGATGCGGCAGGCGTATTGGTGGATCACCAACAACGCCGTCATCTGTCCCTACTACGACCTGGAGTTCGGCTCGTCCGCGTCCCTCAAGACGCCTGCGGGTGACGAGCTCCACCTCCCCGAGGACACCAGCTACAGCTCGTTCGTCCTCATCCCCCTGCTCACCCTCTTCACCTGCCGGCGCGCGCTGCTGGTGGGCGGACCGGGACGCGGGAAGACGACGTCCGCCATCCTCATGGCCCTGCTGTCCGGCATGGGCCGCGACGAGGTCCACCGCGGCATCCAGCGCGGGCACCCGCAGCTCTCCATCGCGGACCTGCTGGGCGCGCCGCTGCCCTCCGACATGCTCAAGGCGGAGGACCTGTCCGCGGTGAAGGTGAGCTGGCGCAAGTGGATTGGCCAGCGCGTCAAAATCATCGACGAGTACAACCGCATCCCCACCAAGACGCAGTCCGCGCTCCTGTCCCTCATGGCGGAGGGCTACGCGGAGATGATGGACCAGTACGTCTACGCGGGCCGCTCGTCCTGGTTCCTCACCGCCAACGACGACCAGGGCGGCGGCACCTTCCAGGTCATCGAGGCGCTGAAGGACCGCATCGACGTGGTGGTGCGCGCGGTGCCCTTCAACTCGGGCTTCATGGACCAGCTCCTCCAGCGCCTGGAGGCCGACAAGTCCCCCGAGGAGCTGCTGCCCAAGGAAATCGTCTTCACGCCTGGCGAGTTGGAGCGCGCCTACGCCGCCATCCTGGAAGTGGAGGTGCCCAAGGACGTGTTGGAGCGCATCGCCTTCTTCCTGGGGCAACTGGACTTCTGCCGCATGGCCTCGCCGCGCTTCGAGTTCAAGCACAAGGACACGCTCAAGCTGGCCGGGCAGACGGTGGCCGCGGTGTGCAACGAGCAGTGCCCGCTGGACAAGAAGGTCCACCTCTGCACGCAGACGGAGAACGGCGTCAGCGTGCGCGCGTACCAGACCATCCTCCACTTCGCGAAGGCCATGGCCTTCTTCCGCGGCCACAGCGCCGTGGAGCTGGAGGACTTCCGGCAGATTGCCCCCTGGGTGCTGCACGAGAAGCTGGTGCCCAACCCGCGCAGCGCCTTCTTCGAGGTGAAGGGCCACCGCATGCTCCTCCAGGACCGCGTGGCCTGGCTGCGGAACATGTTCGACATGGCCATGGGCCACTACGACACGCACGCGCCCATCCGGCGCAAGGTGACGACGCTGCGCCATGAGCTGGACAAGGGCCTGTCCGGCGTGGACCTGCGCACCACCGAGAAGCGCATGAATCAGGTGACGGTGCTCATGAAGGAGCTGCTCACACGGCACGAGCTGTCCGGCCCCGTCTACGAGGACGTCATCCACCTCAAGTCCCTGTACAGCCGCTACCGGAACTACGCGACGTGGCTGAAGGAGAACCCGGGCGGTCGCCCATGA
- a CDS encoding helix-turn-helix transcriptional regulator — translation MLAASTSPLRLFLVSEDPLARGALARALGDQTGVHFEVAAGTQVDLESQPGEPPDAVLWDTGLRPSNMEGPDLGAPVLALVVDEAAGEAALGAGARGLLFRDAEPSALVAALLSVARGLTVFDPALAELRATPRASLPAQATAPDALTPREREVLGLLAEGLSNKAIADRLDISEHTAKFHVNAVLAKLGVQRRTEAVVRAAKLGLVTL, via the coding sequence GTGCTGGCCGCATCCACCTCACCGCTCCGGTTGTTCCTCGTCTCGGAGGACCCGCTCGCCCGGGGGGCGCTCGCCCGGGCGCTGGGGGACCAGACAGGCGTGCACTTCGAGGTGGCGGCCGGGACGCAGGTGGACCTGGAGTCCCAACCCGGCGAGCCACCCGACGCGGTGCTGTGGGACACGGGCCTGCGCCCGTCCAACATGGAGGGTCCCGACCTGGGCGCGCCGGTGCTCGCGCTGGTGGTGGATGAAGCCGCGGGCGAGGCAGCCCTGGGCGCGGGGGCGCGGGGCCTGCTGTTCCGGGACGCGGAGCCCTCCGCCCTGGTCGCCGCGCTGCTCTCCGTGGCACGGGGACTGACCGTGTTCGACCCCGCGCTCGCGGAGCTGCGCGCCACGCCGCGTGCCTCGCTACCGGCCCAGGCCACCGCGCCGGACGCGCTCACGCCGCGGGAGCGCGAGGTGCTCGGGTTGCTCGCGGAGGGGCTGTCCAACAAGGCCATCGCGGACCGGCTGGACATCAGCGAGCACACCGCCAAGTTCCATGTAAATGCCGTGCTCGCCAAGCTGGGCGTCCAGCGGCGCACGGAGGCCGTGGTCCGCGCGGCGAAGCTGGGCCTGGTCACCCTGTAG
- a CDS encoding dipeptide epimerase translates to MTPTLITAVHFEPLHLPLTEPFAIATGAQYAAENVLVRLTLADGSEGLGEAAPFPAVSGETQASTLAALEQVRAGLVGRDARAWRPASEALGDSLALAPSARCAVETALLDALARHYGVPLYVMLGGAQSALDIDMTVTAGDVAHARKSAQAILARGITTLKVKVGALPPVEDAARLVAIHEVAPQARLFADANGGYDVAEALAFLKELARADVPLALFEQPVPAHDVAGMAELTRRSRVPVCADESARSAKDVLRLIREGAAHAINIKTMKCGVVEALTMWSLARAAGLELMVGGMVESVLAMSASAHLAAGLGGFTYADLDTPLFIASHPFQGGARYAGARLELPTDAPGHGVTLA, encoded by the coding sequence ATGACGCCCACCCTCATCACCGCCGTCCACTTCGAGCCGCTGCACCTCCCGCTCACCGAGCCCTTCGCCATCGCCACCGGCGCGCAGTACGCCGCGGAGAACGTCCTGGTGCGACTCACCCTGGCGGACGGCTCCGAGGGCCTGGGCGAGGCCGCCCCCTTCCCCGCCGTCAGTGGAGAAACACAGGCCAGTACGCTGGCCGCCCTGGAACAGGTGCGCGCGGGGCTGGTGGGACGAGACGCTCGCGCGTGGCGGCCCGCCTCCGAGGCGCTGGGGGATTCACTCGCGCTGGCGCCCTCCGCCCGGTGCGCCGTGGAGACGGCGCTGCTCGATGCGCTGGCTCGGCACTACGGCGTTCCGTTGTACGTGATGCTGGGCGGCGCGCAGTCCGCGCTGGACATCGACATGACGGTCACCGCGGGAGACGTGGCCCATGCGCGAAAATCCGCGCAGGCAATCCTGGCGCGGGGCATCACCACGCTGAAGGTGAAGGTCGGGGCGCTGCCGCCCGTCGAGGACGCGGCACGACTGGTGGCCATTCATGAAGTCGCGCCCCAGGCCCGGCTCTTCGCGGATGCCAACGGTGGCTATGACGTGGCCGAGGCGCTCGCCTTCTTGAAAGAACTGGCGCGCGCGGACGTCCCCCTGGCCCTCTTCGAACAACCCGTGCCCGCGCATGATGTGGCCGGTATGGCGGAGCTCACGCGCCGCTCGCGCGTGCCGGTGTGCGCGGATGAGTCGGCGCGCTCGGCGAAGGACGTGCTGCGACTCATCCGGGAAGGCGCCGCGCACGCCATCAACATCAAGACGATGAAGTGCGGCGTCGTCGAGGCACTGACGATGTGGAGCCTCGCTCGCGCAGCGGGCCTGGAGCTCATGGTGGGCGGCATGGTGGAGAGCGTGCTGGCCATGTCCGCCTCGGCGCACCTGGCCGCCGGCTTGGGGGGCTTCACCTACGCCGACCTGGATACACCGCTGTTCATCGCGAGCCACCCCTTCCAAGGCGGCGCCCGATACGCGGGCGCACGGCTGGAGTTGCCAACGGATGCACCCGGGCACGGCGTCACGCTGGCCTGA